A genome region from Thermococcus gorgonarius includes the following:
- a CDS encoding sodium-dependent transporter: MRKISILMTLLITGYILRIWNFLLMPKYYIIFGLKGFLVSLLVLGFGLLLIHSEINATRTTRYLAHEFMFKVSKLPAVTLVLLMFLMLSGGVILYYSARAILPIFDLPDNLLIPIMAGVIASIIILLVTLKGRSVEFLGAMAVLLIVFTPLATLLLRSKVYGFVTSPKAVSYLNSYRQSVFSLSSSLNLNGLVLMGLTVILALGLGAGVYYVLGSFLPGGINIKRILAFVVTLQIFLSFSAAMTTVYSIGVAYQGYENAQAKYDGVLHRIEVYSKDSLQNPITAVETFYLIPAVIRDSGVPGGRLVIALLMGSLFLAGFTSLMVLVEIGGQISGEVFQTRRIQGILFVGLTMAVLGGIMVIDSVRIMLVASLIGFVAFMAVVEAFPLLRGIAPVNRGAVILGISVSLLLGVLGVAYLLKLGGTYLRLGLLVGLLLLAPLLFNGYLLASARGR, from the coding sequence ATGAGGAAAATCTCAATACTTATGACACTTTTAATAACCGGATACATTCTCAGAATATGGAACTTCCTGCTGATGCCTAAATACTACATAATCTTTGGTCTTAAGGGATTTTTGGTCTCCCTGCTCGTGCTCGGTTTTGGGTTGCTGCTTATCCACTCAGAGATCAACGCGACTAGGACTACACGCTATCTTGCCCACGAGTTCATGTTCAAGGTCTCAAAATTGCCTGCCGTAACGCTTGTGCTCTTGATGTTCCTGATGCTTTCTGGGGGCGTAATTCTTTACTACTCTGCAAGGGCTATCTTGCCGATATTCGATCTCCCCGACAACCTTTTAATCCCAATCATGGCCGGAGTTATCGCTTCAATAATTATTCTCCTGGTGACCCTAAAGGGGAGGAGTGTTGAGTTCTTGGGGGCTATGGCGGTTCTCTTGATAGTTTTCACCCCCCTGGCGACGTTGCTCCTCAGGAGTAAGGTTTACGGCTTTGTCACAAGTCCAAAAGCTGTGAGCTATCTGAATTCCTACAGACAGTCTGTGTTTTCGCTTTCGTCCAGTCTGAACTTAAACGGTCTCGTTCTCATGGGCTTAACGGTTATTCTTGCCCTTGGCCTTGGTGCTGGAGTCTACTACGTCCTGGGAAGCTTTCTTCCAGGGGGAATAAACATTAAGAGAATTCTTGCCTTTGTTGTTACCCTTCAGATCTTTCTAAGCTTTTCTGCTGCCATGACCACTGTTTACTCGATTGGGGTTGCATACCAGGGTTACGAAAACGCTCAGGCCAAGTACGATGGGGTTCTCCACAGGATAGAGGTGTACTCAAAGGACAGTCTTCAGAACCCGATAACGGCAGTGGAGACTTTTTATCTGATCCCCGCTGTGATCAGGGACAGCGGGGTTCCCGGTGGAAGGTTGGTCATAGCCCTTCTCATGGGGTCTCTCTTCCTAGCAGGTTTTACAAGTTTGATGGTTCTTGTTGAAATCGGGGGTCAGATATCGGGAGAAGTCTTCCAGACAAGGAGGATTCAAGGAATACTGTTTGTGGGTTTGACGATGGCAGTTTTGGGTGGCATCATGGTAATCGATAGTGTCAGGATAATGCTGGTGGCATCTTTAATCGGCTTCGTGGCGTTTATGGCGGTGGTCGAAGCCTTCCCCCTACTTAGGGGCATCGCTCCCGTAAACCGGGGAGCTGTAATACTGGGAATTTCAGTTTCCTTGCTCTTGGGCGTTCTAGGGGTGGCCTATCTACTCAAACTGGGAGGAACTTACCTGAGGCTGGGTCTTCTCGTAGGCCTCCTGCTCCTGGCTCCTCTCCTGTTTAACGGTTACCTCCTGGCCTCGGCCAGGGGCAGGTAG
- a CDS encoding metallophosphoesterase, whose amino-acid sequence MRILGITDIHGRISVVEKLAKSFEKEPPDLIMIAGDLTNFQGREAALRVLDPILSLEVPTVAVFGNCDGRDVPELLDELGIGAHNRRIEVKGLGIVGIGGSNITPFNTVWELSEEEIDKILRQNYMTGDLILSHVPPYGTKADRISSGLHVGSKALRKFIEEEQPPLVLTGHIHEARSVDMLGETLIVNPGPLFRGYYSEIRIENGKASAELKRL is encoded by the coding sequence ATGAGAATACTTGGAATAACAGACATTCACGGGAGGATAAGCGTTGTTGAAAAGCTCGCAAAGAGCTTTGAAAAAGAACCGCCCGACCTCATCATGATAGCAGGGGATTTAACAAACTTTCAGGGCAGAGAAGCAGCCCTTAGGGTTCTAGATCCAATTCTATCCCTTGAGGTACCAACAGTTGCCGTCTTCGGGAACTGCGACGGAAGGGATGTTCCAGAGCTGCTGGATGAGCTCGGAATAGGGGCACACAACAGAAGAATAGAGGTTAAGGGGTTGGGCATCGTCGGTATAGGCGGATCCAACATAACCCCCTTCAACACGGTGTGGGAACTTAGCGAGGAGGAGATAGACAAAATCCTCAGGCAGAATTACATGACGGGAGACCTGATACTCAGCCACGTTCCGCCTTACGGCACCAAGGCAGACAGAATAAGTTCCGGTCTTCACGTTGGAAGTAAAGCCCTTAGAAAATTCATCGAAGAAGAACAGCCCCCACTCGTCTTGACCGGACATATCCACGAGGCAAGGTCAGTGGACATGCTGGGGGAGACTCTAATAGTCAATCCGGGCCCTCTCTTTAGGGGCTACTACTCGGAGATAAGGATAGAAAACGGAAAAGCCTCAGCAGAGCTGAAGAGGCTCTAA
- the fba gene encoding class I fructose-bisphosphate aldolase → MDAYQSVGIRRRLKRFFRRDGRALIFAMDHGFEHGPTDFEPVWEHVDPRVIIRKVVRAGIDGVMMLPGVARLAVDELKPDTGLMIKLTSKTELRPKDDQLLQSQLGFVEDAVKLGADAIAATVYWGSPAEDVMMRQFAEIASYAHDLGFPVVQFAYPRGPYINEKYGKKEDYRVVMYGARAAVESGADMIKTYWTGSKETFAKVVEAAAGVPVLLSGGAKTDNPVDFLKLVWEVIEAGGAGAVVGRNIFQRENPEPFIKALLKVVHRNEDPEEAAKAEGLL, encoded by the coding sequence ATGGATGCGTACCAGAGCGTTGGCATTAGGAGAAGACTGAAGAGGTTCTTCCGCAGGGACGGGAGGGCTTTAATCTTTGCAATGGACCACGGCTTCGAGCACGGGCCGACGGATTTCGAGCCCGTCTGGGAGCACGTTGACCCGAGGGTAATCATAAGGAAGGTCGTCAGGGCGGGCATAGACGGCGTTATGATGCTTCCGGGAGTTGCCAGGCTGGCCGTCGATGAGCTCAAGCCCGACACGGGGCTCATGATAAAGCTCACCAGCAAGACGGAGCTCAGGCCGAAGGATGACCAGCTCCTTCAGAGCCAGCTGGGCTTCGTTGAAGACGCGGTAAAGCTCGGCGCCGACGCGATAGCGGCAACCGTCTACTGGGGTAGCCCGGCTGAAGACGTCATGATGCGCCAGTTCGCGGAGATAGCGAGCTACGCCCATGATTTAGGCTTCCCGGTTGTCCAGTTCGCCTACCCAAGGGGCCCATACATCAACGAGAAGTACGGCAAGAAAGAGGACTACAGGGTTGTTATGTATGGAGCGAGAGCCGCTGTGGAGAGCGGGGCGGACATGATAAAGACCTACTGGACTGGTTCAAAGGAGACCTTTGCAAAGGTGGTCGAAGCCGCCGCCGGAGTTCCCGTCCTCCTCAGCGGTGGAGCGAAGACTGACAATCCGGTTGACTTCCTCAAGCTCGTCTGGGAGGTCATAGAGGCTGGAGGCGCTGGGGCTGTCGTCGGTAGAAACATCTTCCAGCGCGAGAACCCGGAGCCCTTCATAAAGGCCCTCCTCAAGGTCGTCCACAGGAACGAGGATCCGGAGGAGGCCGCCAAAGCCGAGGGGCTTCTTTGA
- a CDS encoding dicarboxylate/amino acid:cation symporter has product MGKSLWRRYLDYPVLWKILWGLILGAIFGLIAGHYGYAGAVKTYIKPFGDLFVRLLKMLVMPIVLASLVVGAASISPARLGRVGVKIVVYYLVTSAFAVFFGLIVGRIFAVGTGIHLGTGEGKAIEANPPSLVQTLLNIVPTNPFASLAKGEVLPVIFFAIILGIAITYLINKNDERLKAAGTTLLRFFDGLAEAMYIIVAGVMQYAPIGVFALIAYVMAEYGVNVVGPLAKVVLAVYVGLTLQVLLVYFVLLKVFGIDPLKFIKKAKDAMITAFVTRSSSGTLPVTMRVADEEMGVDKGIYSFTLPLGATINMDGTALYQGVTVLFVANAIGHPLTLGQQLTVVLTAVLASIGTAGVPGAGAIMLAMVLQSVGLELTAGSPVALAYAMILGIDAILDMGRTMVNVTGDLAGTTIVAKTEGELDESKW; this is encoded by the coding sequence ATGGGCAAGAGCTTGTGGAGGCGATACCTGGACTACCCAGTTCTCTGGAAAATCCTCTGGGGTTTGATTCTTGGTGCAATCTTCGGCCTGATAGCGGGCCACTACGGCTATGCCGGTGCCGTTAAGACCTACATAAAGCCCTTCGGTGACCTCTTTGTGCGCCTGTTGAAGATGTTAGTGATGCCAATAGTCCTTGCCTCTCTCGTCGTCGGTGCGGCGAGCATAAGCCCGGCAAGGCTTGGAAGGGTCGGCGTCAAGATAGTGGTCTACTACCTGGTAACCTCGGCCTTCGCAGTCTTCTTCGGCCTCATAGTGGGCAGGATCTTTGCTGTTGGAACAGGCATCCACCTAGGAACCGGTGAGGGCAAGGCCATAGAAGCAAACCCACCTTCCCTCGTACAGACGCTGCTCAACATAGTCCCCACTAACCCGTTCGCATCCCTTGCCAAGGGCGAGGTTCTGCCGGTGATATTCTTTGCAATAATCCTCGGAATAGCGATAACGTACCTTATAAACAAGAACGACGAGAGGCTTAAGGCGGCGGGCACAACGCTCCTCAGGTTCTTTGACGGCCTTGCCGAGGCTATGTACATCATAGTTGCGGGAGTAATGCAGTATGCACCGATAGGTGTCTTCGCGCTCATAGCCTACGTCATGGCTGAGTATGGAGTCAACGTCGTCGGGCCGCTCGCCAAGGTGGTTCTAGCGGTCTACGTTGGTCTTACCCTTCAGGTACTCTTGGTTTACTTCGTCCTTCTCAAGGTGTTTGGCATTGACCCGCTTAAGTTCATCAAGAAGGCCAAGGATGCGATGATAACCGCTTTTGTCACCAGGAGTTCGAGCGGAACCCTGCCGGTTACGATGCGTGTCGCCGATGAGGAGATGGGGGTTGACAAGGGAATCTATTCATTCACCCTGCCCCTCGGTGCGACGATAAACATGGACGGAACGGCACTCTACCAGGGCGTCACCGTACTCTTCGTGGCGAACGCCATAGGTCACCCGCTCACGCTCGGCCAGCAGCTTACGGTTGTTCTCACAGCGGTTCTAGCTTCAATAGGAACCGCCGGCGTTCCCGGTGCTGGAGCAATAATGCTCGCGATGGTTCTCCAGAGCGTCGGTCTTGAGCTTACCGCAGGAAGCCCCGTGGCTCTGGCGTATGCTATGATACTCGGAATCGACGCCATCCTCGATATGGGCAGGACAATGGTCAACGTCACCGGTGACCTTGCCGGAACGACGATAGTGGCCAAGACCGAGGGCGAGCTGGACGAGAGCAAATGGTAA
- a CDS encoding biotin--[acetyl-CoA-carboxylase] ligase, giving the protein MRVLEWKIIRLDEVDSTNEYAKGIAPSSPEGTVVVAKRQTAGKGRKGRFWASPEGGLWVSVILKPNRSDPRLVFVGALAVVDALADFGIRGWIKWPNDVWVGGKKIAGILTEGKAGKFVVMGIGLNVNNEIPSDLRETATSMRAILGKRLELNEVTNRVLDHLGRWYKIFQRNPLKVIEAVKERTILINREVKVIHSDGEISGTAVDILEDGSLLIDTGEGKVRVVYGDVSIRPIRYG; this is encoded by the coding sequence GTGAGGGTTTTGGAGTGGAAAATAATTCGGCTTGACGAAGTTGATTCCACCAATGAGTATGCTAAAGGAATAGCCCCGTCATCCCCCGAAGGAACTGTGGTCGTTGCGAAGCGCCAGACCGCCGGAAAGGGACGAAAGGGCCGCTTCTGGGCCTCCCCTGAGGGGGGACTCTGGGTCAGCGTCATTTTGAAACCTAACAGATCAGACCCGAGGCTCGTCTTCGTCGGAGCTCTGGCAGTAGTTGATGCCCTTGCAGATTTCGGAATAAGAGGCTGGATTAAGTGGCCCAACGACGTTTGGGTCGGGGGAAAGAAAATAGCTGGGATTTTAACGGAAGGAAAAGCAGGAAAGTTCGTGGTAATGGGGATTGGCCTCAATGTGAACAACGAGATACCTTCTGACCTCAGAGAAACGGCCACCTCTATGAGAGCCATCCTGGGGAAGCGTCTGGAGCTCAATGAGGTCACTAACCGGGTGCTTGATCATTTGGGAAGGTGGTATAAGATCTTCCAAAGGAACCCTCTGAAAGTCATCGAAGCGGTAAAAGAGAGGACTATACTCATAAACAGGGAAGTCAAGGTAATCCACAGTGATGGCGAAATCTCGGGAACCGCAGTAGACATTCTCGAAGATGGTTCGCTTCTTATCGATACGGGTGAAGGAAAGGTGAGGGTGGTTTACGGGGACGTCTCCATCAGGCCCATTCGATACGGTTGA
- a CDS encoding valine--tRNA ligase: MLPKNYDPNEIEPKWQKFWLDEKIYKYELDEKRPAYAIDTPPPFTSGTLHLGHVLSHTWIDIVARYKRMTGYNVLFPQGFDNHGLPTELKVEKEFGISKDQPELFLQKCIEWTWQAIEAMRNQFIRIGYSADWDLEYHTMDDWYKAAVQKSLIEFYKKGLLYQAKHPVYWCPRCRTSLAKAEVGYVEEEGFLYYIKLPLADGSGYVPIATTRPELMPACVAVFVHPDDERYKDVVGKKVKLPIFEREVPVLADEDVDPTFGTGAVYNCTYGDEQDVVWQKRYNLPVIIAINEDGTMNERAGPYAGLKTEEARKKIAEDLEKMGLLYKKEKIKHRVLRHTERSSCMAPIELLPKKQWFIKVKDFTDEIVKVAEQINWYPEDMFLRLKDWAESMDWDWVISRQRVFGTPIPFWVCDNGEVILPNEEDLPVDPRFDKPPRKCSDGSEPKPVTDVLDCWVDSSITPLIISRWHEAIKGNEEAKRWFEHNFPTALRPQGTDIIRTWAFYTIFRTWVLTGEKPWHDILINGMVAGPDGRKMSKSYGNVVAPDEVIPKYGADALRLWTALAPPGEDHPFKWETVDYNYRFLQKVWNIYRFAERHLEDFDPANAPAELEPLDRWILSRLHRLIKFATEEMERYRFNLLTRELITFVWHEVADDYIEMIKYRLYGDDEESKLKAKAALYELLYNVMLLLAPFVPHITEELYQEMFKKYAGAKSVHLLEWPKYDEGKIDEKAEKLGELAREIVGAMRRYKNSHGLALNAKLKHVAIYATDSYELLKTIEKDIAGTMNIERLEIIKGEPELEERIIEIKPNFRTVGPRYGKLVPKITAYLKENADEVAKALKENGKVEFEVDGQKVELTKDDIVLRKAVFSEGEEVETAVVGDAVVLFF, encoded by the coding sequence ATGCTTCCCAAGAACTACGACCCCAACGAGATTGAGCCCAAGTGGCAGAAGTTCTGGCTCGATGAGAAAATCTACAAGTACGAGCTGGACGAAAAGAGACCCGCTTACGCAATAGACACCCCTCCGCCGTTCACAAGCGGAACGCTCCACCTCGGCCACGTTTTAAGTCACACCTGGATCGACATCGTGGCGCGCTACAAGAGAATGACCGGCTACAACGTTCTCTTCCCACAGGGCTTCGACAACCACGGACTTCCGACGGAGCTTAAGGTCGAGAAGGAGTTTGGAATAAGCAAGGACCAGCCCGAGCTCTTTCTCCAGAAGTGTATCGAGTGGACGTGGCAGGCTATTGAAGCAATGCGCAACCAGTTCATCAGGATAGGCTATTCAGCCGACTGGGATTTAGAATACCACACGATGGACGACTGGTATAAAGCTGCCGTGCAAAAGTCCCTCATCGAGTTCTACAAGAAGGGGCTCCTCTATCAGGCCAAGCACCCCGTTTACTGGTGCCCGCGCTGTAGGACGAGTTTGGCCAAAGCAGAGGTTGGCTACGTTGAGGAGGAGGGCTTCCTCTACTACATCAAGCTCCCGCTCGCTGATGGTTCCGGTTACGTCCCGATAGCAACCACCAGGCCCGAGCTCATGCCCGCCTGTGTTGCCGTCTTCGTCCACCCGGATGACGAGCGCTACAAGGACGTCGTAGGAAAGAAGGTCAAGCTCCCGATATTCGAAAGGGAAGTGCCTGTTTTGGCTGATGAGGACGTTGACCCAACCTTCGGAACCGGAGCGGTCTACAACTGTACCTACGGTGACGAGCAGGACGTCGTCTGGCAGAAGCGCTACAACCTGCCGGTGATCATTGCCATCAACGAAGACGGAACCATGAACGAGAGGGCCGGCCCCTACGCAGGCCTCAAGACCGAGGAAGCGAGAAAGAAGATCGCCGAAGACCTTGAGAAGATGGGCCTGCTTTACAAGAAGGAGAAAATCAAGCACCGCGTTCTCAGGCACACCGAGAGGAGCTCCTGTATGGCCCCGATCGAGCTGCTGCCAAAGAAGCAGTGGTTCATAAAGGTCAAGGACTTCACCGACGAGATAGTCAAGGTTGCCGAGCAGATAAACTGGTATCCCGAGGATATGTTCCTCCGCCTGAAGGACTGGGCAGAGTCAATGGACTGGGACTGGGTCATAAGCAGGCAGCGTGTCTTCGGAACGCCGATTCCCTTCTGGGTCTGCGACAACGGGGAGGTAATCCTGCCCAACGAGGAGGATTTACCGGTTGACCCGCGCTTCGACAAGCCGCCGAGGAAGTGCTCCGACGGAAGCGAACCGAAGCCGGTAACCGATGTTCTCGACTGCTGGGTCGATTCGAGCATAACCCCACTGATAATAAGCAGGTGGCACGAAGCCATAAAGGGCAATGAAGAAGCCAAGCGCTGGTTCGAGCACAACTTCCCGACCGCTCTGAGGCCGCAGGGAACGGACATTATAAGGACGTGGGCATTCTACACTATATTCAGGACGTGGGTTCTGACCGGAGAGAAGCCCTGGCACGACATCCTCATCAACGGTATGGTGGCCGGGCCCGACGGCAGGAAGATGAGCAAGAGCTACGGCAACGTAGTAGCACCAGACGAGGTTATCCCGAAGTACGGCGCCGACGCTTTGAGGCTCTGGACGGCTTTAGCGCCGCCCGGAGAAGACCACCCGTTCAAGTGGGAGACTGTCGATTATAACTACCGCTTCCTCCAGAAGGTCTGGAACATCTACCGCTTCGCCGAGAGGCACCTTGAGGACTTCGACCCGGCCAATGCTCCAGCCGAGCTCGAACCCCTCGACCGCTGGATCCTCAGCAGGCTCCACAGGCTCATAAAGTTCGCCACCGAGGAGATGGAGCGCTACCGCTTCAACCTGCTCACGCGCGAGCTGATAACCTTCGTGTGGCACGAGGTGGCCGATGACTACATCGAGATGATCAAGTACCGCCTCTACGGCGACGACGAGGAGAGCAAGCTCAAGGCCAAAGCGGCCCTCTACGAGCTGCTCTACAACGTCATGCTCCTGCTCGCTCCCTTCGTCCCGCACATCACTGAGGAGCTCTACCAGGAGATGTTCAAGAAGTACGCCGGGGCCAAGAGCGTGCACCTCCTCGAGTGGCCGAAGTACGACGAAGGAAAGATAGACGAAAAGGCTGAGAAGCTCGGCGAGCTCGCCCGCGAAATAGTCGGCGCCATGAGGCGCTACAAGAACAGCCACGGCCTCGCTTTGAACGCCAAGCTCAAGCACGTTGCCATCTATGCCACTGACTCCTATGAGCTGCTCAAGACCATCGAGAAGGACATAGCCGGAACGATGAACATCGAGAGGCTTGAAATCATCAAAGGCGAGCCCGAGCTTGAGGAGAGGATTATCGAAATCAAGCCGAACTTCAGGACGGTCGGGCCGCGCTACGGCAAGCTCGTGCCCAAGATTACCGCTTACCTCAAGGAGAACGCGGACGAAGTGGCTAAGGCCCTCAAGGAGAACGGAAAGGTCGAGTTCGAGGTTGATGGGCAGAAGGTAGAGCTTACCAAGGACGACATCGTCCTCAGGAAGGCGGTGTTCAGCGAGGGCGAGGAGGTAGAGACAGCCGTCGTTGGAGACGCGGTTGTTCTCTTCTTCTGA
- a CDS encoding AAA family ATPase, whose translation MLFDLRPKTRREEIFDREREFNELEKSLETYPITLLLGIRRVGKSSILRAYLNERPGVLIDCRELYAERGHLTRDELVKELQSRVSLLGKLTSRFKVSLNLKFLTLEPRELSLREVFRELNDLGEKLGGFIMAFDEAQYLRFYGSRGGKELLALFAYAYDSLPNLRIVLTGSEVGLLHDFLKITDYESPLYGRIAGEVVVEPFDRKTSIEFLRQGFREAGLNVSETEIKEAVKLLDGVPGWLVVFGVEYLRERNFQRAMERTLRIAKGLVMGELEELRRRSPRYVDILRAIALGYNRWSLIRDYLAVRGTRVPDPRLYALLENLKKMSWVTEEGDTYRITDPVVATVLKD comes from the coding sequence GTGCTGTTCGACCTCAGGCCCAAAACCCGGAGAGAAGAGATATTCGACAGGGAAAGGGAATTCAATGAACTTGAGAAGAGCCTTGAAACTTACCCGATAACACTCCTGCTCGGGATAAGGCGCGTTGGGAAGAGCTCAATTTTGAGGGCTTACCTAAACGAGAGACCGGGTGTCCTAATAGATTGTAGGGAGCTCTATGCCGAGAGAGGCCACCTAACGAGGGACGAACTCGTAAAGGAGCTTCAGTCAAGGGTCAGCCTTCTCGGAAAGCTGACGTCGAGGTTTAAGGTCTCGCTCAACCTCAAGTTCTTGACCCTGGAGCCTAGGGAGCTCTCCCTGAGGGAAGTCTTCAGGGAGTTAAACGACCTCGGCGAGAAGCTCGGAGGGTTCATAATGGCCTTTGATGAAGCCCAGTACCTGCGCTTTTACGGCTCAAGGGGTGGAAAAGAACTTTTGGCCCTGTTTGCCTACGCCTACGACAGCCTTCCAAATTTAAGGATAGTACTCACCGGCTCTGAAGTTGGGCTCCTCCACGATTTTCTGAAGATAACCGATTACGAGAGCCCGCTCTACGGTCGGATTGCTGGCGAGGTCGTAGTGGAGCCCTTTGATAGAAAGACCTCCATTGAGTTCCTAAGGCAGGGTTTCAGGGAAGCAGGCCTCAACGTGTCCGAGACGGAAATAAAAGAAGCTGTAAAGCTTTTAGATGGAGTTCCGGGCTGGCTCGTGGTCTTTGGCGTCGAATACCTTAGGGAGAGAAACTTCCAGAGGGCAATGGAGAGAACTCTCAGGATAGCCAAGGGGCTTGTCATGGGCGAGCTTGAAGAGCTGAGACGGAGAAGCCCGAGATACGTTGATATTCTAAGGGCAATAGCCCTTGGCTACAACCGGTGGAGCCTCATAAGGGACTACCTCGCCGTCAGGGGGACCAGGGTCCCTGACCCGCGCCTCTATGCCCTCCTGGAAAACCTGAAAAAGATGAGCTGGGTCACAGAGGAGGGAGACACCTACAGGATAACTGACCCCGTCGTTGCCACTGTACTGAAGGACTAG
- the trm10 gene encoding tRNA (guanine(9)-/adenine(9)-N1)-methyltransferase produces the protein MKTLADVFREALREKGIESIGTLSKRFRKSKNKLQDIAIEIVHGKGAIFRVPEKTAVAWDLSGRRVEGSYYAYAPLCMMEKFEPVLTPEELRSKLPDWPYFIVDLQLWDKHTQKEKGKVCLQINQCYGLLRDYFTGSELAVTWAGEEFRKMFHGPLDRITVYDGPTAEFLKEKKIDEVVLLDPWADEVLSEKDFDVKAFIIGGIVDTGGEKKLTPKIGEELEKAGIKVRRRKIVLKGDILGVPDRINRILGIILKMMVEGKSMDEAVYEMQEPLHARWRLRKELPKRAIRYKVDGKTYRVVEKELFDYYSSWLKIRWEDFVKVLRELDLIALERKRIHHLNKISNARIINGKLYRILLLKKAAMLCYNC, from the coding sequence ATGAAGACTCTCGCCGATGTCTTCAGGGAAGCGCTCAGGGAGAAGGGCATAGAGAGTATCGGAACCCTCTCAAAGAGGTTTAGAAAGTCAAAGAACAAGCTCCAGGACATAGCGATTGAGATAGTCCACGGAAAGGGGGCAATCTTCAGGGTTCCGGAAAAGACTGCAGTAGCCTGGGACCTCAGCGGAAGGCGCGTCGAGGGCTCTTACTACGCCTACGCCCCGCTCTGCATGATGGAGAAGTTCGAGCCGGTTCTCACGCCAGAAGAGCTTCGCTCAAAATTGCCTGACTGGCCGTACTTCATAGTTGACCTCCAGCTCTGGGACAAGCACACCCAGAAGGAGAAGGGCAAAGTTTGCCTCCAGATTAACCAGTGCTACGGTCTGCTGAGGGACTACTTCACGGGGAGCGAGTTAGCTGTTACCTGGGCCGGCGAGGAATTCAGAAAGATGTTCCACGGCCCGCTCGACAGGATAACCGTTTACGATGGCCCAACCGCCGAGTTTCTAAAGGAGAAAAAAATAGACGAGGTCGTCCTCCTCGACCCCTGGGCCGACGAGGTTTTGAGCGAAAAGGACTTCGACGTTAAGGCCTTCATAATCGGGGGAATAGTGGACACCGGCGGAGAGAAAAAGCTGACCCCCAAGATAGGAGAGGAGCTGGAGAAAGCCGGAATAAAGGTTCGTCGGCGGAAGATTGTTCTCAAAGGCGACATCCTAGGCGTCCCTGACAGGATAAACAGGATTCTCGGCATAATCCTCAAAATGATGGTTGAAGGAAAGAGCATGGACGAGGCTGTATATGAGATGCAGGAGCCTCTGCACGCGCGCTGGCGCCTCAGAAAGGAGCTTCCGAAAAGGGCAATCCGCTACAAGGTGGACGGGAAGACCTACCGCGTCGTTGAGAAGGAGCTCTTCGACTACTACTCCAGCTGGCTCAAAATCCGCTGGGAGGACTTCGTGAAAGTCTTGAGAGAACTCGACCTCATAGCCCTCGAGCGGAAGAGGATACACCACCTCAACAAGATATCCAACGCGCGGATAATCAACGGCAAGCTTTACCGCATCCTACTCCTCAAAAAGGCCGCGATGCTGTGTTACAACTGCTGA
- a CDS encoding family 4A encapsulin nanocompartment shell protein, with protein MRGELIRVLSEIEEKASELKLDGYKPDVVIMGREAYEFVKTQANEEFGGDEELLELSGLKVRIVDELGGDALIMDSQAAGFEARAIRRIKVVR; from the coding sequence ATGCGCGGTGAACTTATCAGGGTTCTGAGTGAAATCGAAGAAAAGGCCAGCGAGCTCAAACTGGACGGCTATAAGCCGGACGTCGTCATAATGGGCAGAGAGGCCTACGAGTTCGTGAAAACCCAGGCAAACGAAGAGTTTGGCGGAGACGAGGAACTGCTGGAGCTATCCGGGTTAAAGGTCAGAATAGTTGACGAGCTTGGAGGGGACGCGCTGATAATGGACAGCCAGGCGGCAGGCTTTGAGGCCAGAGCAATCAGGAGAATAAAAGTTGTCAGATAA